In the Gemmatimonadota bacterium genome, one interval contains:
- a CDS encoding YkgJ family cysteine cluster protein — protein sequence MDRAAPGAPSQLGGASVWIGDFGLFRKPLRAGPDRPSVARCRHAGRRGRPDRRVDPGHGRRGLHHGSHRVTTPRYLPLLNQLDRWQAGAAARHPGVIPCRSGCTACCLGPFDISVADAALVALAVSRLDSTVRAGVLARAEAQVALMNRLEPSWGRPYDVAAIGEARFDQLTDALATEPCPALDDQGACTIYEHRPFVCRVMGLGMVIESGDVIENGCPIQDQFPTYAALPAEPFRLEAFETGEDEAKGAAAGSLFGDESRGNYETTIAAAITTWRDSAPADSL from the coding sequence GGATCGGGGATTTTGGTCTTTTCCGGAAGCCTCTACGCGCTGGTCCTGACCGGCCATCGGTGGCTCGGTGCCGTCACGCCGGTCGGCGGGGTCGCCCTGATCGCCGGGTGGATCCTGGTCATGGCCGAAGGGGCCTCCACCATGGATCGCACCGGGTGACCACACCGCGGTACCTCCCGCTCCTCAACCAGCTCGATCGGTGGCAGGCCGGCGCCGCGGCCCGCCATCCCGGGGTGATTCCCTGCCGGTCGGGGTGCACGGCCTGTTGCCTGGGGCCCTTTGACATCTCGGTAGCCGATGCGGCACTGGTCGCCCTGGCCGTGAGCCGGCTTGATTCGACGGTGAGGGCCGGCGTCCTGGCCCGGGCCGAGGCCCAAGTCGCCCTGATGAACCGACTCGAACCGTCGTGGGGCCGGCCATACGACGTCGCCGCCATCGGAGAGGCACGATTCGACCAACTGACCGACGCCCTCGCGACGGAACCCTGCCCCGCCCTCGACGACCAGGGTGCTTGTACGATTTACGAGCACCGGCCTTTCGTCTGTCGGGTCATGGGTCTCGGCATGGTCATCGAGTCCGGCGATGTGATCGAAAACGGATGCCCGATCCAGGACCAATTCCCCACCTATGCCGCCCTCCCCGCCGAGCCGTTCCGATTGGAAGCGTTCGAGACCGGCGAGGACGAGGCCAAGGGCGCGGCGGCAGGGTCGTTGTTTGGCGACGAATCCCGGGGCAACTACGAAACCACCATTGCCGCGGCCATCACGACCTGGCGCGATTCGGCGCCGGCTGACAGCTTGTAG